The Thermodesulfobacteriota bacterium genome has a segment encoding these proteins:
- a CDS encoding TolC family protein, with protein sequence MERGVVTRTVPAACAGVLTLCFSVAGAAWAAEAPAVDRYVPRLVVESESSRERAGETQALPAVPFPVQGPLSLETCVAIALDANPAARAAREGVRAAEEGAGEARSPYYPELSARASYRRWEAHAFLPDGLARAEVPGTIGPTDDWSAGFEARYLLFDSGARKARLEATKARETMVRFNERTIRQDLALAVHEAFFGLVAAEEHRGVAAQSLVRAQDHLRLAQERKEAGAVPRADVIRAQTRVSDARLALVRADSLVRIAQGRLNVSMGLPVTAGTRIDGAAVEVLAPSPSDVGEVIERAVRERSEIQAALRETAALRSQVDEARSAFGPRINLAGAYGLRDESFLPEDVDWSAGAFLEVPLFTGFSRVHGEARSRAELARHEARTQGLVLAVQEEVWSAWSRLLEAREATQTAEALVEEAWEGLRLTRERYEAGADTVTDLLDAQTALARAEAEHVGARWDYRAAQSRYRRSTGDLVVWTDP encoded by the coding sequence ATGGAGCGTGGTGTCGTGACCCGGACCGTGCCGGCGGCCTGCGCCGGAGTGCTCACCCTTTGTTTCTCCGTTGCAGGCGCCGCGTGGGCGGCGGAGGCCCCCGCCGTCGACCGCTACGTGCCCCGGCTCGTGGTCGAATCCGAGTCCTCCCGGGAGCGCGCGGGAGAGACCCAGGCCCTGCCGGCAGTCCCTTTCCCGGTGCAGGGCCCCCTGTCCCTCGAGACCTGCGTGGCGATCGCACTGGACGCGAACCCTGCCGCCCGGGCCGCTCGAGAGGGGGTGCGGGCTGCCGAGGAGGGCGCCGGAGAGGCTCGATCCCCCTACTACCCGGAGCTCTCGGCTCGGGCCTCCTACCGGCGCTGGGAGGCCCACGCCTTCTTGCCCGACGGGCTTGCCCGGGCAGAAGTGCCCGGCACGATCGGCCCCACGGACGACTGGAGCGCAGGGTTCGAGGCCCGCTACCTGCTCTTCGACAGCGGAGCGCGCAAGGCCCGGCTGGAGGCGACAAAGGCCCGAGAGACAATGGTCCGGTTCAACGAGCGCACGATCCGTCAAGACCTTGCGCTGGCGGTGCACGAGGCCTTCTTCGGGCTCGTCGCCGCCGAGGAGCACCGCGGGGTTGCGGCGCAATCCCTGGTCCGGGCCCAGGATCACCTGCGCCTGGCCCAGGAGAGGAAAGAGGCCGGCGCGGTGCCCCGGGCCGACGTGATCCGGGCCCAGACCCGGGTCTCGGACGCCCGGCTCGCCCTGGTCCGGGCCGACAGCCTCGTGCGCATCGCCCAAGGCCGACTCAACGTCTCCATGGGGCTTCCGGTGACGGCGGGGACCCGGATCGACGGCGCCGCTGTCGAGGTCCTCGCGCCCTCGCCCAGCGATGTTGGGGAGGTGATCGAGCGAGCCGTGCGGGAGCGTTCCGAGATCCAGGCCGCCCTCCGGGAGACCGCTGCCCTGCGAAGCCAGGTCGACGAGGCGCGGAGCGCCTTCGGACCCAGGATCAACCTCGCGGGCGCCTATGGGCTTCGGGACGAGAGCTTCCTCCCCGAGGACGTGGATTGGTCGGCCGGCGCATTCTTGGAAGTCCCCCTCTTCACGGGCTTTTCCCGGGTGCACGGGGAGGCCCGAAGCCGCGCCGAGCTCGCCCGGCACGAAGCCCGGACCCAGGGCCTGGTTCTCGCCGTGCAGGAGGAGGTGTGGTCCGCCTGGTCGCGGCTCCTGGAGGCCCGGGAGGCGACGCAGACCGCCGAGGCCCTGGTCGAGGAGGCATGGGAAGGCCTGCGACTCACCCGGGAGCGCTACGAGGCGGGAGCCGATACCGTCACCGATCTGCTCGACGCCCAGACCGCCCTGGCGCGGGCCGAAGCGGAACACGTCGGGGCCCGGTGGGACTACCGCGCGGCCCAGTCACGGTACCGCAGGTCCACGGGGGACCTCGTGGTCTGGACGGATCCTTGA
- a CDS encoding ABC transporter ATP-binding protein codes for MPRDDRGQRETVVTVRDLTKRFGAFVAVDRVSFDVSAGEIYGFLGPNGAGKSTTIRMLCGILAPTSGTGTVAGFDVGTQAEQIKGRIGYMSQKFSLYDDLTVEENIDFYAGIYRVPKMQRRERKEWVIEMAGLAEHRRSRTSILSGGWKQRLALGCSILHEPPILFLDEPTSGVDPMSRRRFWDLIYELSDQRVTVFVTTHYMEEAEYCDRLGLIYRGELIALGTPQALKTDEMPDDVVEVVCDRPQDALAELEGLAGVKEAALFGRGLHAVAGDGEAASRAIRSRLEERGYRPTRVEPILPSLEDVFVSLIEARDRTGEAQQEVQR; via the coding sequence ATGCCGCGGGATGACCGAGGGCAACGAGAGACGGTCGTCACCGTTCGGGATCTCACGAAGCGCTTCGGTGCCTTCGTCGCGGTCGACCGGGTCAGCTTCGACGTCTCGGCCGGAGAAATCTACGGTTTCCTCGGGCCGAACGGCGCCGGCAAGTCCACCACCATCCGCATGCTCTGCGGCATCCTGGCGCCCACCTCCGGAACCGGCACGGTGGCCGGGTTCGACGTCGGCACCCAAGCCGAGCAGATCAAGGGCCGCATCGGGTACATGAGCCAGAAGTTCTCCCTCTACGACGACCTGACCGTGGAGGAGAACATCGACTTCTACGCCGGCATCTACCGCGTCCCCAAGATGCAGCGCCGAGAGCGCAAGGAGTGGGTCATCGAGATGGCCGGCCTCGCCGAGCATCGGCGCTCCCGCACGTCGATCCTCTCGGGCGGCTGGAAGCAGCGGCTGGCCCTGGGCTGCTCGATCCTGCACGAGCCCCCGATCCTGTTCCTCGACGAGCCCACCTCCGGCGTCGACCCCATGAGCCGGCGGCGGTTTTGGGACTTGATCTACGAGCTCTCCGACCAGAGGGTGACCGTCTTCGTCACGACCCACTACATGGAGGAGGCCGAGTACTGCGACCGGCTGGGGCTGATCTACCGGGGCGAGCTGATCGCCCTGGGTACCCCCCAGGCCCTCAAGACCGACGAGATGCCCGACGACGTGGTCGAGGTGGTCTGCGACCGGCCCCAGGACGCCCTCGCAGAGCTGGAGGGGCTGGCCGGGGTGAAAGAGGCGGCGCTCTTCGGCCGCGGGCTCCACGCGGTGGCGGGGGACGGCGAGGCGGCGAGCCGCGCGATCCGCTCCCGACTCGAGGAGCGGGGCTACCGCCCCACCCGGGTCGAACCGATCCTCCCCTCCCTCGAGGACGTGTTCGTCTCCCTGATCGAGGCCCGCGACCGCACGGGCGAAGCGCAGCAAGAGGTGCAGCGATGA
- a CDS encoding Xaa-Pro peptidase family protein has product MSIHRERIRRATQLMDQQGMDALILVKPANLYYLVGDGRLCAYAMITRAGEVGMGVPETDLADVGTLATFDHVAGFEDEVGMIHSIAHYFEQFGIREGKVGVEVAFLPKPRMGMLTHPHAKPEAVVPVDCTGLLSALRLVKDEGEIARLQAAARVADAGMKRAVERLCPGMTESQVAGEAEYAMRQAGAEDFYRTYVASGPRTNVAHGTPTSRKLQPGDLVMIDVHPVVDGYAADLGRTVCLGKPTREQAAAYRLYVDALEQTIAKAGAGVTMAELEQTMHGAFEAAGHKDHIFGPPIHGVGIEFEESPLPAGHAFFHGEPAPAPLAAGVVIAIGNCGLYTGPWGVREEDTVVVGEGGPRVLTRSPRQLEVRA; this is encoded by the coding sequence ATGTCGATCCACCGGGAGCGAATTCGCCGCGCCACGCAGCTCATGGACCAGCAGGGGATGGACGCCCTCATCCTCGTCAAGCCCGCCAACCTGTACTACCTGGTGGGCGACGGGCGCCTGTGTGCCTACGCCATGATCACCCGGGCGGGGGAGGTGGGCATGGGGGTGCCCGAGACGGATCTCGCGGATGTGGGCACCCTCGCCACCTTCGACCACGTCGCCGGCTTCGAGGACGAGGTGGGGATGATCCACTCCATCGCCCACTACTTCGAGCAGTTCGGCATCCGGGAGGGGAAGGTGGGGGTGGAGGTCGCCTTCCTGCCCAAGCCCCGGATGGGCATGCTCACCCACCCCCACGCCAAGCCCGAGGCCGTGGTCCCCGTGGACTGCACCGGGCTCCTGTCGGCGCTGCGCCTGGTGAAGGACGAAGGCGAGATCGCCCGGCTCCAGGCCGCCGCCCGGGTCGCCGACGCCGGGATGAAACGGGCGGTCGAGCGGCTTTGCCCCGGCATGACCGAGAGCCAGGTGGCGGGGGAGGCCGAGTACGCCATGCGGCAGGCGGGAGCCGAGGACTTCTACCGCACCTATGTCGCCTCGGGCCCCCGCACCAACGTGGCCCACGGCACCCCCACCTCGCGCAAGCTCCAGCCCGGCGACCTAGTGATGATCGACGTCCACCCCGTGGTCGACGGGTACGCGGCGGACCTGGGCCGCACCGTCTGCCTCGGGAAGCCGACCAGGGAGCAGGCGGCGGCCTATCGCTTGTATGTGGACGCCCTGGAGCAGACCATCGCCAAGGCCGGCGCCGGGGTGACCATGGCGGAGCTCGAGCAGACCATGCACGGGGCCTTCGAGGCCGCCGGGCACAAGGACCACATCTTCGGCCCACCGATCCACGGAGTGGGCATCGAGTTCGAGGAATCGCCTCTTCCCGCAGGGCACGCGTTCTTCCACGGGGAGCCGGCACCGGCGCCTCTGGCGGCGGGCGTGGTGATCGCCATCGGCAACTGCGGCCTGTACACCGGACCCTGGGGGGTGCGGGAGGAGGACACGGTGGTTGTGGGCGAAGGCGGCCCGAGGGTCCTGACCCGGTCTCCTCGGCAGTTGGAGGTGCGTGCCTAA
- a CDS encoding ABC transporter permease — protein MRAHRVWAVARKELLHIRRDPRSLGMGIAIPMLLLMLFGYALTLDVDDVPFAVWDQSRTPASREYVSHFGGSPYFTVRSYVESYRDLERAIDRGEVLAALVIPTDFAARVGSGRPARVQLILDGSDANTATIAMGYADAVNLAYSRGVALDGLRRAGAKAPALPIDLRSRVWFNPDLASKNYIIPGLIAVIMMVIAALLTSLTVAREWERGTMEQLISTPIQGSELILGKLLPYFGIGMLDVALAVLMGEFLFQVPLRGNAALLFGMAAIFLAGALSLGMVISIVTKNQLLASQLAMVLTFLPAFLLSGFMYAIANMPRPIQVMTHVIPARHFVSLLKGIYLKGVGLEILALEAGLLTLFAVAMVALATRKFRKELA, from the coding sequence ATGAGAGCCCATCGGGTTTGGGCGGTGGCGCGAAAGGAGCTGCTGCACATCCGGCGCGACCCGAGAAGCCTCGGCATGGGAATCGCCATCCCCATGCTGCTCCTGATGCTGTTCGGCTACGCCCTCACCCTGGACGTGGACGACGTGCCCTTCGCGGTCTGGGACCAGAGCCGCACACCGGCGAGCCGGGAGTACGTGAGTCACTTCGGCGGCTCTCCCTACTTCACCGTGCGGTCCTATGTGGAGAGCTACCGGGATTTGGAGCGAGCCATCGACAGAGGGGAAGTCCTGGCGGCCCTGGTGATCCCCACGGATTTCGCGGCGCGGGTTGGGTCGGGGCGGCCCGCCCGGGTCCAGCTCATCCTGGACGGGAGCGACGCGAATACCGCCACCATCGCGATGGGCTACGCCGACGCCGTGAACCTCGCCTACTCCCGAGGGGTGGCCCTCGACGGGCTGCGCCGGGCCGGGGCGAAAGCCCCCGCCCTCCCGATCGACCTGCGGTCCCGGGTCTGGTTCAACCCGGACCTGGCGTCGAAGAACTACATCATCCCGGGCCTCATCGCCGTCATCATGATGGTGATCGCGGCGCTCCTGACCTCGCTCACCGTGGCCCGGGAGTGGGAGCGGGGCACCATGGAGCAGCTCATCTCCACGCCGATCCAAGGCTCTGAGCTGATCCTGGGGAAGCTCCTCCCCTATTTCGGGATCGGCATGCTCGACGTCGCCCTCGCGGTCCTGATGGGTGAGTTCCTGTTCCAGGTGCCGCTGCGGGGCAACGCAGCGCTGCTTTTCGGCATGGCGGCCATCTTCCTGGCCGGGGCGCTCTCGCTGGGGATGGTGATCAGCATCGTCACCAAGAACCAGCTCCTGGCGAGCCAGCTCGCCATGGTGCTGACCTTCCTTCCTGCCTTCCTCCTCTCGGGCTTCATGTATGCCATCGCCAACATGCCCCGGCCCATCCAGGTCATGACCCACGTAATCCCGGCCCGGCACTTCGTCTCGCTCCTCAAGGGGATCTACCTCAAGGGAGTGGGACTGGAGATCCTGGCCCTGGAGGCCGGCCTCCTGACCCTCTTCGCCGTGGCCATGGTGGCCCTGGCAACCCGGAAGTTTCGGAAGGAACTGGCGTAG
- a CDS encoding DUF1579 domain-containing protein yields the protein METQKTPQPCGEVPQPQKEHRWLQRLAGEWTFEAEARMGPDAPVETFGGTETVRPVGELWIQAEGRGDTPEGIPVTSLLTLGYDPRRRRFVGTFLASVMTHLWVYDGTLDAAERVLTLDTEGPDMSDESKTARYQEAIELQSDDHRVFTSRVLGADGTWREVMRAHYRRRR from the coding sequence ATGGAGACCCAGAAGACACCCCAACCTTGCGGTGAAGTGCCCCAACCCCAAAAGGAGCACCGGTGGCTCCAACGGCTCGCCGGCGAGTGGACCTTCGAAGCGGAGGCGCGCATGGGGCCGGATGCCCCTGTGGAGACGTTCGGCGGCACCGAGACCGTCCGCCCCGTGGGGGAGCTGTGGATCCAGGCCGAGGGGCGGGGCGATACCCCGGAGGGGATCCCCGTGACCTCGCTGCTGACCCTCGGGTACGACCCGCGCAGGAGACGCTTCGTGGGCACGTTCCTCGCGTCGGTCATGACCCACCTGTGGGTCTACGACGGAACGCTCGACGCGGCCGAGAGGGTGCTGACCCTCGACACCGAGGGTCCCGACATGTCCGACGAGAGCAAGACGGCCAGGTACCAGGAGGCGATCGAGCTCCAAAGCGACGACCACCGGGTGTTCACCTCGCGGGTGCTAGGCGCGGACGGGACATGGCGGGAGGTGATGCGGGCGCACTACCGACGCAGGAGGTGA
- a CDS encoding HPP family protein — protein MTPKEYFRKMRGTTSSPPGVSPGEIAWSWAGAFLGIAAVAFAHDFWLEGTELVLIVGSFGASAVLIYGAVRSPLAQPRNLVGGHILSALVGVACQQALGPWPWFAAAAAVATSIALMHATRTLHPPGGATALIAVIGGEKIHALGFAYVLMPVAAGVAILLVVALAVNNIPPSRRYPEFWW, from the coding sequence ATGACTCCGAAAGAGTACTTCCGGAAGATGCGGGGGACGACCTCCAGCCCGCCCGGTGTGAGCCCGGGGGAGATCGCCTGGTCCTGGGCCGGGGCCTTCCTCGGCATCGCCGCCGTTGCGTTTGCCCACGACTTCTGGCTGGAGGGAACCGAGCTCGTCCTGATCGTCGGCTCCTTCGGGGCTTCGGCGGTCCTGATCTACGGCGCCGTCCGCAGCCCCCTGGCCCAGCCGCGAAACCTGGTCGGCGGGCACATCCTCTCCGCCCTGGTCGGCGTGGCGTGCCAGCAGGCCCTGGGCCCCTGGCCGTGGTTCGCCGCGGCGGCTGCCGTGGCCACCTCCATTGCCCTCATGCACGCCACCCGGACCCTGCATCCCCCCGGCGGGGCCACCGCGCTCATCGCCGTCATCGGCGGCGAGAAGATCCACGCCCTGGGCTTCGCCTACGTCCTGATGCCCGTGGCCGCCGGCGTGGCTATCCTACTGGTCGTGGCGCTGGCGGTGAACAACATCCCCCCCTCCCGGCGATACCCCGAGTTCTGGTGGTAG
- a CDS encoding ABC transporter ATP-binding protein — translation MAAIRAEELTRSFGDLAAVDRLSFEVAEGQIFGLVGPDGAGKTTTMRLLTSILRPTSGDAWVDGKHVVQDAEAVKEVIGYMSQRFGLYTDLTVLENLLFYADLYGVARKGRTAKIDELLGFSNLTPFRKRLAGNLSGGMKQKLGLACALIHTPRVLFLDEPTNGVDPVSRRDFWRILFKLLRENVTIFVSTAYLDEAERCSRLALLHEGRLLAMGTPAEVKGRMRGTLLEIHASEPRHAAALLRADAGADSVGLFGDRIHLVTREPERLAARARELLAGADLELLGIRPIEPSLEDVFVSVVGRERESHAAG, via the coding sequence GTGGCCGCGATTCGCGCGGAGGAGCTGACGAGGTCCTTTGGGGACCTCGCGGCCGTCGATCGGCTCTCCTTCGAGGTGGCCGAGGGCCAGATCTTCGGGCTGGTAGGCCCAGACGGCGCGGGGAAGACCACCACGATGCGCCTTCTCACCTCCATCCTGCGCCCCACCTCGGGGGATGCCTGGGTCGACGGCAAGCACGTCGTCCAAGACGCCGAGGCGGTCAAGGAGGTGATCGGGTATATGAGCCAGCGCTTCGGCCTCTATACCGACCTCACCGTCCTGGAGAACCTCCTCTTCTATGCCGACCTCTACGGCGTGGCCAGGAAGGGGCGGACTGCGAAGATCGACGAGCTTCTCGGATTCAGCAACCTCACTCCCTTCCGGAAGCGCCTGGCCGGGAACCTCTCGGGGGGCATGAAGCAGAAGCTGGGGCTCGCCTGCGCGCTGATCCACACCCCCCGGGTGCTCTTCCTGGACGAACCCACCAACGGTGTCGACCCCGTGTCGCGACGGGACTTCTGGCGGATCCTCTTCAAGCTCCTGCGCGAGAACGTCACCATTTTCGTCTCCACCGCCTACCTGGACGAAGCGGAACGGTGCAGCCGACTGGCGCTCCTCCACGAGGGGCGGTTGCTGGCAATGGGTACGCCGGCCGAGGTGAAGGGACGGATGCGGGGGACGCTCCTCGAGATCCACGCGTCGGAGCCGCGGCACGCGGCGGCGCTGCTTCGCGCAGACGCCGGAGCCGACTCGGTGGGGCTCTTCGGCGACCGCATTCACCTGGTCACCCGCGAGCCCGAGCGATTGGCGGCGCGGGCCCGTGAGCTCCTCGCAGGGGCAGACCTGGAGCTGCTAGGCATCCGCCCCATCGAACCGTCCCTCGAAGACGTGTTCGTCTCGGTGGTGGGGCGAGAAAGGGAAAGCCATGCCGCGGGATGA
- a CDS encoding CBS domain-containing protein, with the protein MADETPSCLPEPEISEADVMEAMRELPGYVDITPGDFRELYRVALRRAWQRVRGSLRARDVMTFPVVTVEPDTPLHEVAERMAREGVSGVPVVDAEGRAVGVVSETDFLSRMADGSAKGFMGVIAQCLHGRKCLAVPVRGRAAADIMSAPPVTVREDANLAEVAERMARSGVNRVPVVSADGRVVGIVARADVMRLHQGGPPAGAAAP; encoded by the coding sequence ATGGCCGACGAAACGCCGTCGTGCCTCCCCGAACCCGAGATAAGTGAAGCCGACGTCATGGAGGCCATGCGGGAGCTCCCGGGGTATGTCGACATCACCCCCGGCGACTTCCGGGAGCTCTACCGGGTGGCGCTGCGGCGCGCGTGGCAGCGCGTGCGCGGCTCGCTGCGGGCCCGGGACGTGATGACCTTCCCCGTGGTGACAGTCGAGCCGGATACCCCCCTCCACGAGGTCGCCGAGCGCATGGCCCGCGAGGGGGTGAGCGGGGTCCCGGTGGTGGACGCCGAGGGCCGGGCGGTGGGGGTGGTCTCGGAGACCGATTTCCTCTCGCGCATGGCCGACGGGTCCGCCAAGGGCTTCATGGGGGTCATCGCCCAGTGCCTGCACGGAAGGAAGTGCCTGGCCGTTCCCGTGCGGGGGCGCGCGGCGGCGGACATCATGAGCGCGCCCCCGGTGACGGTCCGGGAAGACGCCAACCTGGCGGAAGTGGCCGAACGGATGGCGCGCTCGGGCGTAAACCGCGTCCCTGTCGTGTCCGCCGACGGCCGGGTCGTAGGAATCGTGGCCCGGGCGGACGTGATGCGGCTCCACCAGGGCGGACCACCGGCCGGGGCCGCGGCGCCATGA
- a CDS encoding ABC transporter permease codes for MIERIWHMLRKEFLQIFRDPRMTGVIFLMPVIQVLVFGFAVSTDVKHVALAVLDRDNSVASRELVSRFVESGYFDVVEAVGSDRRAQELIDRAQAQALLQIDRGFADELGAGRTAGAQLIVDGTDSNTAGIVLGYGAKIVGRLNEELLADRRGRSGGQSGEVFRVALETRAWFNENLESRNFYVPGVIAIIVMLITLMLTSMAVVREKEIDTMEQILVTPIRPMEFILGKTVPFALIGYADVLVITMIGLFMFGVPIRGSLFLLFVATSLYLMTTLGLGLFISTVSQTQQQAMMSTFFFYLPAVLLSGFMFPISNMPVVIQWLTYLNPLRYFLVIVRGIFLKGVGPGVLWPELVALLVMGVVSLWLASSRFHKTLA; via the coding sequence GTGATCGAGCGCATTTGGCACATGCTCCGGAAGGAGTTCCTCCAGATCTTCCGCGACCCACGGATGACGGGGGTGATCTTCCTGATGCCCGTGATCCAGGTGTTGGTCTTCGGGTTCGCGGTGTCCACCGACGTCAAGCACGTGGCTCTGGCCGTGCTCGACCGAGACAACAGCGTGGCCAGCCGGGAGCTCGTTTCGCGATTCGTGGAATCGGGCTACTTCGACGTGGTGGAGGCGGTGGGAAGCGACCGCCGGGCCCAGGAGCTGATCGACCGCGCCCAGGCCCAGGCCCTCCTGCAGATCGACCGGGGCTTCGCCGACGAACTGGGAGCCGGGCGCACCGCGGGTGCCCAGCTCATCGTGGACGGGACCGACTCCAACACCGCGGGGATCGTGCTCGGCTACGGGGCCAAGATCGTCGGGCGCCTGAACGAAGAGCTCCTGGCCGACCGCCGGGGGCGGAGCGGGGGCCAGTCGGGGGAGGTTTTCCGGGTTGCGCTCGAGACCCGGGCCTGGTTCAACGAGAACCTCGAGTCCCGTAACTTCTACGTGCCAGGGGTCATCGCGATCATCGTCATGCTGATTACGTTGATGCTCACCAGCATGGCGGTAGTGCGCGAAAAGGAGATCGACACCATGGAGCAGATCCTGGTGACCCCCATCCGGCCGATGGAGTTCATCCTGGGCAAGACCGTACCTTTTGCCTTGATCGGCTACGCAGATGTGTTGGTCATCACCATGATCGGTCTTTTCATGTTCGGCGTGCCCATTCGGGGGAGCCTTTTTCTTCTGTTCGTGGCCACATCCTTGTATCTCATGACGACCCTGGGGCTCGGACTCTTCATCTCCACGGTGAGCCAGACCCAGCAGCAGGCCATGATGAGCACCTTCTTCTTCTACCTTCCAGCGGTCTTGCTGTCGGGCTTCATGTTCCCCATTTCCAATATGCCCGTAGTCATCCAGTGGCTCACGTACTTGAACCCCCTTCGCTACTTCTTGGTGATCGTGCGGGGGATCTTTCTGAAGGGCGTAGGACCGGGCGTGCTCTGGCCCGAGTTGGTGGCGCTGCTGGTCATGGGGGTCGTCTCCCTGTGGCTTGCCTCGAGCCGGTTCCACAAGACCCTGGCTTGA
- a CDS encoding response regulator — MRVAEDDASVMAIIQALLERLGFATLAARTGADALALYRKEPGRVALVMTDLAMPEMGGRELCQALKELEPALPVVGMSGYAQGTDPLACGSHRFDRILTKPMSLKELAVALDAVLGPRP, encoded by the coding sequence GTGCGCGTGGCCGAGGACGATGCGTCGGTCATGGCCATCATCCAGGCGCTCCTCGAACGCCTGGGGTTCGCCACCCTGGCCGCCCGAACCGGGGCCGACGCGTTGGCTCTGTACAGAAAGGAGCCAGGGCGTGTCGCGCTCGTGATGACGGACCTCGCCATGCCCGAGATGGGCGGCCGGGAGCTGTGCCAGGCCCTCAAGGAGCTGGAGCCCGCCCTCCCGGTGGTCGGCATGAGCGGGTACGCCCAGGGCACGGACCCCCTGGCCTGCGGGAGCCACCGCTTCGATCGGATCCTCACCAAGCCCATGAGCCTCAAGGAGCTAGCCGTCGCCCTCGATGCTGTCCTGGGCCCCCGCCCCTGA
- a CDS encoding B12-binding domain-containing protein codes for MSNASEALVAEALALPPVSPEAAAGYRGAGDVLVRAVDDALAARRDLGDLLGGNPLEVMRANHRNHHRFLSTVLRLGDFELLARILPWVYRAYRAHGFSYDYFPVELRAWAMALEARLPPDHGAALLPAYRWMLRAHPATVEAAESVAAGPLPLRPPREPEVGRLVDCLLDGRTRDCVALAEAACRTQHDLRNVYQKLLQPALYEVGRRWEAGEISVAEEHLATAVAGRMMTALYGRLTPPARARRLRAVVTCAPNEHHEVGARMVADLLELEGWDVRYLGADTPAGDVLALLESWLPRVLCLSVCVPYNLEAAADLVTAVRGDPVLRATKILVGGLAFAWSTALWQRLGADAYAPDAGAAADVVRAWFPSVERP; via the coding sequence ATGTCGAACGCCTCGGAAGCTCTCGTCGCCGAAGCCCTGGCCCTGCCTCCCGTCTCCCCGGAAGCCGCCGCAGGCTACCGGGGGGCGGGAGACGTCCTCGTCCGAGCCGTGGACGATGCCCTGGCCGCCCGCCGCGACCTGGGGGACCTCCTGGGCGGCAACCCCCTGGAGGTCATGCGCGCCAATCACCGCAACCACCACCGGTTCCTCAGCACCGTGCTGCGCTTGGGGGATTTCGAGCTCCTGGCGCGCATCCTCCCCTGGGTGTACCGGGCGTACCGCGCCCACGGCTTCTCCTACGACTATTTCCCCGTGGAGCTCCGGGCCTGGGCGATGGCCCTGGAGGCCCGGCTTCCGCCCGACCACGGGGCCGCACTCCTCCCCGCCTACCGGTGGATGCTCCGCGCCCACCCCGCCACGGTCGAGGCCGCCGAGTCGGTTGCCGCGGGTCCGCTTCCCCTCCGCCCCCCCCGGGAGCCCGAGGTGGGCCGCTTGGTGGACTGCCTCCTCGACGGCCGGACGCGCGACTGCGTCGCCCTCGCGGAAGCCGCGTGCCGTACCCAGCACGACCTTCGGAATGTGTACCAGAAGCTCCTCCAGCCGGCCCTCTACGAGGTGGGGCGGCGGTGGGAGGCCGGGGAGATCTCGGTCGCCGAGGAGCACCTGGCCACCGCCGTGGCGGGGCGGATGATGACGGCGCTGTATGGCCGGCTCACTCCTCCGGCCCGGGCCCGGCGGCTGCGGGCCGTGGTCACCTGCGCCCCCAACGAGCACCACGAGGTCGGCGCGCGCATGGTGGCGGACCTTCTGGAGCTCGAGGGGTGGGACGTGCGCTACCTGGGGGCCGACACGCCGGCCGGCGACGTGCTCGCGCTCCTGGAGTCGTGGCTGCCCCGGGTGCTTTGCCTCTCCGTGTGCGTCCCCTACAACCTCGAGGCGGCCGCAGACCTGGTGACGGCGGTCCGCGGCGACCCTGTGCTGCGCGCCACCAAGATCCTGGTGGGCGGGCTCGCGTTTGCCTGGTCCACCGCCCTCTGGCAGCGGTTGGGGGCCGATGCCTACGCCCCCGACGCGGGCGCGGCCGCCGACGTGGTGCGGGCCTGGTTTCCCTCCGTGGAGCGGCCGTGA